In Zymoseptoria tritici IPO323 chromosome 7, whole genome shotgun sequence, a single genomic region encodes these proteins:
- a CDS encoding putative major facilitator superfamily transporter (MFS-MDR transporter belonging to the DHA2 subfamily. These type of MFS transporters are implicated in MDR and secretion of fungal secondary metabolites.) → MAVHEDAEKGAAGYNSNSSGEHIDDNRLKPELTHDSVLGMQSHGHPGDGVDNPYVHQHMDMQLFTSLTAMSFLWIGSQIPLFLFGSVLVDIYGEIGGAGGRWLWMVIGYLIPNAALCPFVGALSDLFGRRWVAAVGQIALIVGPIVVATSHDINTAIGGQVISGFGAGLNELIALAGTSELVPVRKRSAYVGAVVFTILPFCPSPMWAQLIAKASNWRYVGILVGVWNFIGLILVAFLYKDPAAMYKSKRPAKDVLREIDYIGGLLSIFGITCFMMGIQWGASQYSWGSAHVLVPFILGVILIISFFVWELKFARFPMCPKGLFRKDKQSMIVIFLITFLSGANFFVLLLFWPTQVYNMYGNDPIGIGIRTLPIGFGIIGGAVIGLVMIGVTKGRTKALLIFWTVCMTAFTGAISVATTKNLTPTVYPLVTLASIAVGAVIIPCSIIAQVICPTEFIGTVTAITLAIRYVGGAIGFTVYYNVFFSKLKHNYLPKLAPSVLTMGLSVKIVSIDQVTAELTRYFTMAAQGQFKALETAIRTEDFINPSSKDTAYDIIIGVTQEAFAKAYRWPYWISIAFGGACIILALFMRDIRQHL, encoded by the exons ATGGCGGTCCACGAGGATGCCGAGAAGGGCGCCGCCGGCTACAATTCCAACAGCAGCGGCGAGCACATTGACGACAACCGCCTCAAGCCGGAGCTCACTCATGATTCCGTCTTGGGCATGCAGTCGCATGGACATCCCGGAGATGGCGTGGACAACCCTTATGTCCACCAACAT ATGGATATGCAACTCTTCACCTCGCTAACCGCCATGTCCTTCCTCTGGATTGGCTCGCAAATCCCTCTATTCCTCTTCGGCTCcgtcctcgtcgacatcTACGGCGAGATTGGTGGTGCCGGTGGACGCTGGCTGTGGATGGTTATTGGATACCTCATTCCCAATGCCGCTCTGTGCCCCTTCGTCGGTGCTCTCTCCGATCTATTCGGTCGTCGCTGGGTTGCTGCGGTCGGTCAAATCGCTCTCATTGTGGGCCCAATCGTTGTCGCCACCTCCCACGACATCAACACCGCTATCGGTGGCCAGGTCATCTCCGGATTCGGCGCTGGATTGAACGAACTCATCGCTCTCGCCGGAACCTCCGAGCTCGTGCCCGTCCGCAAGCGTTCTGCCTATGTCGGAGCCGTGGTCTTCACCATCCTCCCATTCTGCCCGTCTCCCATGTGGGCGCAGCTCATCGCAAAGGCCTCCAACTGGCGCTACGTCGGAATCCTCGTCGGTGTCTGGAATTTCATCGGTCTCATTCTGGTTGCTTTCCTCTACAAGGACCCAGCCGCCATGTACAAGTCCAAGCGCCCGGCAAAGGACGTCCTCCGCGAGATTGATTACATCGGTGGTCTCCTCTCCATTTTCGGCATCACCTGCTTCATGATGGGTATTCAGTGGGGTGCTTCCCAGTACTCCTGGGGCTCTGCCCACGTCCTCGTACCCTTCATCCTCGGAGTGatcctcatcatctccttcttcgtgTGGGAGCTCAAGTTTGCACGCTTCCCCATGTGTCCCAAGGGTCTCTTCCGCAAGGATAAGCAGTCCATGATTGTCATCTTCCTGATTACCTTCCTCTCCGGCGCCAACTTCTTCgtgctcctcctcttctggcCAACTCAGGTGTATAACATGTACGGCAACGACCCCATCGGCATTGGCATTCGCACACTCCCCATTGGCTTTGGCATTATTGGCGGTGCCGTCATCGGTCTGGTCATGATTGGTGTCACCAAGGGCCGCACCAAGGCTCTCCTCATCTTCTGGACCGTCTGCATGACTGCCTTCACCGGTGCCATCTCCGTCGCCACCACCAAGAACCTGACACCCACGGTTTACCCGCTTGTGACCCTTGCTTCCATCGCCGTCGGAGCTGTCATCATTCCCTGCTCCATCATCGCGCAGGTCATCTGCCCGACCGAGTTCATCGGAACTGTTACCGCCATCACTCTCGCTATTCGCTACGTGGGTGGTGCCATCGGCTTCACGGTCTACTACaacgtcttcttctccaagctGAAGCACAACTACCTGCCAAAGCTTGCTCCAAGCGTCCTGACCATGGGCCTGTCTGTCAAGATTGTCAGCATCGACCAGGTCACTGCAGAGCTCACTCGCTATTTCACCATGGCGGCGCAGGGTCAATTCAAGGCCTTGGAGACTGCTATTCGCACAGAGGACTTTATCAACCCCTCCAGCAAGGACACTGCATacgacatcatcatcggcgTCACGCAAGAGGCCTTCGCAAAGGCTTACCGCTGGCCATACTGGATCTCCATCGCTTTCGGTGGTGCTTGCATCATTTTGGCGCTCTTCATGAGAGATATCCGCCAGCACTTGTAG